A segment of the Neochlamydia sp. S13 genome:
ACTTATTTTTTACGACGACTTACTACAAAAGATTTAAGGTTTAACTTGCTGGGCAATCTTAATGATTTCTTCTAATATTTGATTAAAAGTAGTTTCTCCTCTAGCAACTCTTTCTAAAGTAGAGTTAAAAAGCTCTAGCGTGAGCATGATTAAACCAACGATAGAAAAGTAAAGGTTTTTATTGAAATCTCTTTCTCCGTAGAGCAGGATATAACGATAATTAAGTGTTAGATTTATCTCATCCATTTCAAATCCCGGAAGTTCAATCAAACGATTTAAATAACAAATTAGGCTACTCACTTGAGTAGAAGCTTGGGGGTGAATGTTGAAAGGAAAAACAGCGTGAAATTGAATGCGGTAAAAGGGATTGTCTGAAGAGTCAAGCCCTTGCATCAACTCTTGTTTTATAGCAGTTACCTCTAAAATTTTTTCCCGTTCTTTATCATCTACTCCTAGAAAAAGGAGAAGACGTGGATAGAAAGTTTGATCGGTAGCTTCTATGTAAGAGCAGTCAAATTTTTCGTCCATCAAAGCTTGTTGGAATTGTTTTAGAAATTTTTCTTCTGTCATTGTGTTTGCTCTTTTAAATAGTTAATGTATTTTTTAGCCTTAAAATTATTAAGCTGTTGCTTCATTAACGCTAGCAGTTCTGTATCATCCATTTTAAAAAAGTCTTTTAGCTTATCCATCAAAGCATTCTTATCCACTTGATCTGACCTCTTTTTAAGGGCTTGATAATCTATTCCCATTTTTTCTTTTAATATCTTTTGAGTTTCTTCGTCAAACTCGAAAGAAGAATTAGGCTCTAAAATTTTCTCCATAATAATCAAAGGCACATTCATCGCTTTCTTTTCAGCTTGGGTAATTAAGCCATTGGCTGTAGCAAAATCTGCACTGCCAGCCTCCTTCAAACGATTCTGCAATCGCGTAATTTTTCCTTCTTTTCCTATCCAGGATTCCACCTTCCGCTTTAATCGCTCTTGTTTTTGGCTTTCTTTTTCTAGCATTTTAAGCTGCCTTTCATGCTTTCTATCCAATTCCTCCATCATTTTTTCCAGTTGCGTTTGCTCCCCATAGCTTTCTAGCTCATCGATTTTCTTTTTCGTTTCTTTGTGTAATTTTTCAAGAGTTTTCCTTAACTCAATCGGATAAGCAGCAGCCTCCAATGTCTTTTGCTGCTCCAATAAGCCTGCCAATTGCTCATATCTGGCACTTGTAATTTTTAGCGTGTGTATGCGTTCTTCTTGCTTATTTAATTGCCAAGAACGGATTTTAGCAGGAAGCTGAAATACTTCAAGACGCACCCCCACTCCCTGTATCACACATTTGAAAAGATGAGGTTTATATCTATAAAAGAAATAAAGCCCTATACCCATTATTGCTATTCCTAAAACAAAAAAGCCTAAGCCAGGCAGAGCCATACTTGAGGAAGCTAAAGCAATCACGCCAGTAAGGGCTAGAACTTGTAAGGTAATCGCTAGAGTGGTGGAAAGACAAGCAAGTATAAGTTCTAGATTTGAGGATATAAGCTTAAAAGTAAAAAACTTCTTTTCACTTCTGACTTTTAATTCTGCTAGCGTTTGCAAACTATTTCTCGTCATGACATTGATGGTATCTTCGGTTTGATCAATATCTTCTATAAAGTTTTGGAGCAAGAAAGCTCTAAATGAAGGCTCGGTAATTTTTTTTTCAAAAGTTTCTTTATCTATAATCCCTTGCGTTTCGCACTCCATGCCCTTCTCTTCTAAATTATCTTTAATTTCTTCAAAAGAAAAAGTCTGAAATTTACGCAAAATTAGACGCTCTTCACGTTTAGCTAAAAGATCTTGCGCTTGCTGAAAAGTCCTAGGATCTTTGGTAAGCTCAAGCATCCAAATCTCATGAGTGGCTCTAGCTTTTTGAGCTTGCCATACACCAATCGTTTTCATCGTTATATCTAAGAAAGATAAGGTCCAACCTAAGGCTGTTTTTCCAGCAGGAATCGCCAGCTTTAATGCACTTAAAACCAAGCTAGTACTTTTGGCGGCTATAAAACTCGCTGAGAGAGTAAAGTTAATAACTTTATTTTTTAATTCCCGTTTTTGGGCACTAATAAACTTGCGGAGAATACTAATGGAGTCTTTAAGTTTTTCATCTTGCGGATGATGTTTAAATTCTTCCACTTTCTGCTTTAAGAGTTTTTTTGCCTGCTGATACTGAAGGCCTTGCACAATCAAAACAGCGCCTTTCCCGATAATTTCCACGCCCCGCAAAACCGTTCGTATAATTGACACGGGCAAGATAACGTTTCCTACTATTTCTCCTAATTTTGGAGGAATGCCTATAACGGGTGCTATATGGCCATAGGGTTCAAGAGCTAATTTATGCAGCTTATCAGGTGCCCATTGAGTTGCTTTATAAGCATTTCCTAAATGCCCTTCAATCTTTTTTCGCTTCTCAGTTTTCTTAATAAAACTATCTAAAGCATACACGTTTTCCTGCTCGGCAAACGTTGTTATAGGTTCTGATTCAAGCAATAAAAGGGTTTCTACATTCTCTAATTCCTGTTCGACTTGGGCTATTATTACTTCGGGTTCTGCCCTAAAAGGCTCCTCTTCATTTAAAACCTCTACTCGATTGATCACTAGGGTAAAGTCAGAAGGTTCTATTCTCTCAATAGAGCTAGAAGGAATGGCAGAATTATGCTTATCTGTTCTAGAAACTTGAGGCTCATCTGCCAAAGGGACGGTAGTTGGCAGGGAAGAAGACTTTAGAGCTTGCTGGGAACGTATAAGAGGAGGCTGCATGATTAATCCTTATGCATAAAAGATTTTTTTACTATGATGGAAAGTAGGTCGAAGCTCTACCACTGCTTTTTTATCACTATCTTGTGAAGCAAAAGCTTTTAATTTAGTTATCCAATAGAATAAATATTTCACAAATTGATTAAACCTTTGAATGAATTGAGGATAATTCAACTCATTTTTATCAAAATATTCAAATAGAACTAGAGAGCGCGTTTGTTCTACATACCCTAAGCTTGCTCGTCCTGTTTCTCTGCCGAAAAGATTGCCTTTTAAAGCCATTAAGCTTACCTCCCCTTCTTTTTCTAAGGGAAGACTACCTACGCTAGAATAGAGATAAAACCCCTCCTGATCGAGAGATTTCTCAAATGTGATAAGATAATGACCATTCATTAAAAGCGTGCAAAGTCCTGAGCTATCAAGCTGAAGTCTACCTAATTGTTTAGATCTCCCATATTCAAGCAGCAGATCTTCTAACTCCATACCCTTCCTTAATAAAAATATTATTAATTCAATTTTTATTATAACAAATAATAATTATTAAATTCAATTAATTACAATATTAATTAAACAATAATAACAAATGTTATCCACTTATTAATATTTACATATATATAAGCAATGAGGTTTTTTTGATCATTCTTGAGAAGTAAAATATTTGTAATTACTCAGATATTCGTTTGGTAGGCAAATAAAACTTTGAGCAAATTATAGATTTGCTAAAGATGATGATAGATGTAGAGGAAAGAGATAATACAAGTGGCAAGCCTTGGAAGAGTCTTTAACAACACTTGCAGAATTTGCCCGCCTTGTTTTCTTGCTGGAGAGTAGCTCAAGTATTCGACAAGTAATAAACTCTTATTCCAAGTGAACTTAAGAGCATCTAGGGATTTTCCTGTTTGGCTTTTTTGCACTCTTTAGATCTTGTCTGGCTTAGTTATGAGCGAATGCGGATAAAGCAGGGACGATGCTATATTTATGGAAGATTAAAAATAATGAACTTTATCTTCAATGGAGAATTCCCCAGAAACTAGAATCCATAGACACTCATATTCATGCAGCGATAGATTTAAGTGAACAAAATAAACTCCTGCTTATGCAATTTGGTGCAAAAGGTTAGATTGTCTGCTAAAAGTTTCTTCCCACATAAGACCTTGAAATTGTATGATATAGGTTGAGGCAGTCGATCATAAACTAACTTTAGCATTAAACTAAGGAGGTTTTTCTTATGCAAGTAGATTCCAACAACTCTGCAGCTCTTACATCCCAAGATCTTTCTACCACCGACTATGTGGGTAGCCATATCCTGCAAAAATGGCAATGGGGGGAAAATAAAGAAAATAAAGTGTCATTAAAAGTAGATGCAGAACATACAGATATTATAGGCACTAAAGTTATCTTTGGGAACCATCCTGAAGGCAAAAAAAAATATGAAGCGACATCAGAATTTACCATTAAAGCAAAGACAGCAGCACCTTTATTAATCGAATCCCCTGAAAGCTTTAAATTATTGGCCATAAACAGTGGAACAGATGGTCGCTTTAACGTCAAATTTTTACTTAAAGATAAAGTTTTCTTTAGCACTCGAGCTCCCACAATCTCTAATCCCCCTCCCTTGTTACCCGCACCTGAAATAATTACTAGAGGCCTCTCTTCATCGTTTGAGCCCTTATCACCCTCGATTATTGTGGTGCCCCCGCAATATGTCAATACCCCTCCTCTTCAGCCCTTTGATTTTTATTCATTCAATAATGCAAGAGATTTAGCGTTAGCTTATCTAAAGGGATATGAGCATCCTTTAATTCCTCGAATTATCCAGCATATGGTCGATAGCTTCCAAGAATTAACAAATCCTCGCGGCGATTTTGTCGAAGAAATCATGGTTATTATTGAATTACTTGAACCCAATCAAAGGAATAGCATCCTTGAGAGGCTCGTACAAAATGTTGATGAAGAGATTATTAAGACACCTCTATTCCTTGAAGCTCTAACAAGTTTTTTCCAAAATTTTCAGAGAAGCGCTTACAGGAAAGCAATTGCTGAAAGCAGAGATAGTGAGGCGTTAGAGAAAAAATTAAATTCTCATCCTTTTTCTACTCTAGAAGCTGATCATTTTATTAAGATTATGAATATGTTACTACACAGGCTTGAGGAAACTTCTTTAGCTACCTCTATAGCTAATAACGCAGATATATTAGTCACTCAATTAGAAGCTTTTAGCTCTCTTTTAGAAATTATGGAAATGACAGCAATACGGAATTTAGAGGAAAAAGATAGGGAAAAATTTCCTCACACTGTAGATCGTTATAGAAGGCATAGTAACTTAAGTGTGGCTTTCTTTGCAGAATATAGCACACAAATATTTAGATGCATTTCCCAGCAAACTAGCATATCCCCCTTTCTTCAAAGGGTAAATAAAATTTTAAATAATTTCAAAGCTCTTGCTAACCAAAATCCCAGTGAAACGGGTATGATAGATAAGTTTTTAAAAATTTTTGAGGTCCAAGAAGAAAACTCCTGGTACATTCAACTATTTATCTTAAGATATCTCTTCATGCAAGAGGATGTTTCATTTCTAACTGCATTTAAAGCCTATCTAGATACGGCTCTAAAAGAAAGAACCGATGATGTCATACAGCTAGCTTTACCTACCCACCATCCCTTCTTTCTAAAAGGATTGGTTGAGATCCTTCGTCAAATCCTTATTCATTATGCTTCTATAGAGCCAGAAGCAGGGAAGACTGCCATTCTCTTTTTACAGCAAATCTGTGGGGATAATTTTCCTGATAAACCTGATAAACAAGCCCCCCTCAAATTA
Coding sequences within it:
- a CDS encoding type III secretion system chaperone, encoding MELEDLLLEYGRSKQLGRLQLDSSGLCTLLMNGHYLITFEKSLDQEGFYLYSSVGSLPLEKEGEVSLMALKGNLFGRETGRASLGYVEQTRSLVLFEYFDKNELNYPQFIQRFNQFVKYLFYWITKLKAFASQDSDKKAVVELRPTFHHSKKIFYA
- a CDS encoding NACHT domain-containing NTPase, with the protein product MQVDSNNSAALTSQDLSTTDYVGSHILQKWQWGENKENKVSLKVDAEHTDIIGTKVIFGNHPEGKKKYEATSEFTIKAKTAAPLLIESPESFKLLAINSGTDGRFNVKFLLKDKVFFSTRAPTISNPPPLLPAPEIITRGLSSSFEPLSPSIIVVPPQYVNTPPLQPFDFYSFNNARDLALAYLKGYEHPLIPRIIQHMVDSFQELTNPRGDFVEEIMVIIELLEPNQRNSILERLVQNVDEEIIKTPLFLEALTSFFQNFQRSAYRKAIAESRDSEALEKKLNSHPFSTLEADHFIKIMNMLLHRLEETSLATSIANNADILVTQLEAFSSLLEIMEMTAIRNLEEKDREKFPHTVDRYRRHSNLSVAFFAEYSTQIFRCISQQTSISPFLQRVNKILNNFKALANQNPSETGMIDKFLKIFEVQEENSWYIQLFILRYLFMQEDVSFLTAFKAYLDTALKERTDDVIQLALPTHHPFFLKGLVEILRQILIHYASIEPEAGKTAILFLQQICGDNFPDKPDKQAPLKLRMDTLIDIESSIKLQELYRKQLREEIIDFLKKCAVTHPVYAMRQIAQASLICELEPSFNPNTMPSSVPNKLNQFPHDLFNEAVRKVAPWFKGFQDIKANTQNDIQLKQDESYYLPVEAKKSLFRKPKELAKKIDKFLHKPTDKVLLIEGAMGSGKSLSIRKFAWDCWKEDPSQYYVPIVVSLPSLKDPHQMVRETLKEHHLQDHELELRKMNILWICDAYDELKIGAKSNLYQINRFNQWSQSKVIFTCRSGYLDKTDKANFWPFPGDDRGLKELQIVPFTKDKRDAYLEQYLKVCREEGHPSLWDQDDYVKYLDDHPQLVEIIEQPLFLRIMADTLPHIVNLHKKTKKDPEIDFTENMFLAASFCRIILREEEKLRRTRRPAHESLEWLPSRVEYLSYYINVARGMQAYAWKAHPELRYTDKNRDQTFFSLEDPMVNQSLSDVTDGQLNESLAYLFSAGRQEKKAEQFRRCGLLIEINKKWGFRHESFYKFFIYLDTTQGDREQVASQLSEDKFDFGSTLQLARVL